AGGCCttaaccaaaaacaaacaaacaaacgaaattAATAATAACAGTATTTCAAGCAAACGCCCAGCAAAACGTACCGAAAAAGAAATGAACAACAACAAGGCTTCCGATGTAGTTATACAAGTCACCGATCTGGCAAGAGCTGACCCCGcatgcaaaaccaaaccaaagcaaatgcagaaagcagcaaaccCGAACAAACCCAAAGCCAACAAGAGAAACGAGCGACGAGGACCCCAGCCAGCCGAACTAGCACACTTCACCGAGAGCAGGAGACGGGAGAGTTTGCAAAACAGACCCGCGGGAGggttgtgctgtgttttgcactatatccctcttcatttttatttgtttttaagaggacacagagggaagaagaaaaagagccgCAAACAAAACCGCATTGCAACCAACTCTgggcaaaaaaaaccacccaaccaaccaaacaaccccccgccccccaaaaccccaaacccacccacaaAACTTTAGCGAATTCGCTCGGAAGTCCCTGTTGCCAGGGAAGCCGCCCATGGCCGGTAGCCACGGGTGGCAAGCTGCGGTGGGAAGCATGCATGCCCTCTCTGGGCTACCTCGGGCCGCCGCTGCGCTGCCGCAGCCGGGTTTGGAGCGGGAGGTTTCGGAGGTGTCGCCGTgcgaaaggaaagaaaggaaaagcccgCAAAGAGAAGACGCCCCAAACCGATCTCATTGTCAATTAGTAGCTGCGAACACTACAATGACaaccatgtctttttttttttccccttttgcatcCATTTTAAGGAATTATTTACATTTGATCACCATCAGCggcattgttattattattattattattattattactctttttacaacagggactttttttttccgGTTTAGTATAATAAGAAAACACCGCCCGAGGAGCCGGCTAAAACATTACCTTTGCAAGGTCCTTACTACACTAATCCCGTGttacgggggggggggcttggcggggcggggggcagcgggggcaggTCCgtcggcggcgggggggggtctggccgcagccccctccccgcaaGTGGGACCGCCGGCTCCGGCGCCgccccgggggccgggggggccccgtCGAGTCACTTCAGGAGGTCCTTGGTCTCCCCCGAGATCCTGGCCATGTTGGAGGCGGTGAGGGCCGagaggtggggcggggggggcatcTGGCAGATGGTGCAGGGGCACGGCAAGCCCGCCCAGTGCTGGAAGCCGCTGCCGAGCTGCAGGGCGGGAGGGGTCGAGGGGGTCTTGAGCAGGGAGTGGGGGGGGCGGATGGTGCCGATGGCCGGCAAGGAGgcggagagggaggaggaggtgttGGCGGAGGAcaaggcactgccgaggatggggTGCACCTGGTGCACGGTGCCGGCGGCGTGGGGCGGGTGCCCGGCGGAGTGTCCCACCGTGCCGCAGTGAAAGGCCGAGTGGTGCCCCCCGTAGATTTCCCCCACCAGCCTCTTCATCTCCTCCAGGGAGCTGGTGAGCATCAGGATATAGTTTCTGGCTAGCAGGAGGGTGGCGATTTTGGAGAGTTTTCTCACGGAAGGTCCGTGGGCGTAGGGCATCACCTCCCGCAGCCCGTCCATGGCGAGGTTGAGGTCGTGCATCCTCTTACGCTCCCGGCCGTTGATCTTCAGCCGCAGCTGCTGCAGGTCCTGCTCCGAGAGCTGCTTCTTGATTTTGTACTTGCTGCCTTCCCCTCCGGCCTTGGAGCCGTTCCTGGAGAGGCCTTCCCCAGACATCTTCTGCACCAGGTCGTTCTGGGTGGAGGAGACAGAGTTGAGCCGGCTGTcttggtggtggtgatggtggtggtggtggtggtggtctcgCAGGTACATCTCATCCATGTCTGGCGAGGAAGCT
This genomic window from Accipiter gentilis chromosome 5, bAccGen1.1, whole genome shotgun sequence contains:
- the OLIG3 gene encoding oligodendrocyte transcription factor 3, which translates into the protein MNSDSSSVSSRASSPDMDEMYLRDHHHHHHHHHHQDSRLNSVSSTQNDLVQKMSGEGLSRNGSKAGGEGSKYKIKKQLSEQDLQQLRLKINGRERKRMHDLNLAMDGLREVMPYAHGPSVRKLSKIATLLLARNYILMLTSSLEEMKRLVGEIYGGHHSAFHCGTVGHSAGHPPHAAGTVHQVHPILGSALSSANTSSSLSASLPAIGTIRPPHSLLKTPSTPPALQLGSGFQHWAGLPCPCTICQMPPPPHLSALTASNMARISGETKDLLK